The proteins below come from a single Nocardiopsis gilva YIM 90087 genomic window:
- a CDS encoding YbaB/EbfC family nucleoid-associated protein — protein MDMQALLQQAQQMQQQLMEAQQQLDEAQVEGTSGGGLVTVKVSGRGSVEDITIDPKAIDPDDAGETAQTIADLVLAAIRDAESAVEELQQEKMGPLAEGLGGGGMPGGGMPGLPGF, from the coding sequence ATGGACATGCAGGCGCTGCTGCAGCAGGCCCAGCAGATGCAGCAGCAGCTCATGGAGGCCCAGCAGCAGCTCGACGAAGCCCAGGTCGAGGGCACCTCGGGCGGCGGGCTGGTCACCGTGAAGGTGAGCGGCCGCGGTTCGGTCGAGGACATCACCATCGACCCTAAGGCGATCGACCCCGACGACGCCGGCGAGACGGCGCAGACCATCGCCGACCTTGTCCTCGCGGCCATCCGCGACGCCGAGTCCGCGGTCGAGGAACTGCAGCAGGAGAAGATGGGCCCGCTCGCCGAAGGCCTGGGCGGTGGCGGCATGCCCGGCGGCGGCATGCCCGGCCTCCCCGGCTTCTAG
- a CDS encoding BlaI/MecI/CopY family transcriptional regulator encodes MAKASPGGLEAAVMKVLWDQGAPMTVREVLDAVNEGRHRTLAYTTVMTTLARLADKGAVLREAAGRGYSYRPAGRDPAALAVRSVLTDHGDAAIAHFVEQVGADPEQLGRLRRLLDARPDEGRAGG; translated from the coding sequence GTGGCCAAGGCGTCGCCGGGAGGGCTGGAAGCGGCCGTCATGAAGGTCTTGTGGGACCAGGGCGCCCCTATGACGGTGCGCGAAGTTCTCGACGCGGTGAACGAGGGCCGCCACCGCACGCTCGCCTACACGACCGTGATGACCACGCTCGCCCGGCTCGCGGACAAGGGCGCCGTGCTGCGCGAGGCGGCCGGGCGCGGCTACTCCTATCGGCCGGCCGGGCGCGACCCCGCGGCGCTGGCCGTGCGGTCGGTGCTCACCGACCATGGCGACGCCGCCATCGCGCATTTCGTCGAGCAGGTCGGGGCGGACCCCGAGCAGCTCGGGCGACTGCGGCGGCTGCTGGACGCCCGGCCGGATGAGGGCAGAGCCGGTGGATAG
- a CDS encoding prolyl oligopeptidase family serine peptidase, protein MGERWQDRFRASRVSLPSWAREAPDHSMFRSNASGTWEIYTWDRATGEQCQVTKRHHGTMSGTLDPTGTWVWWFDDTDGDEFGVWRRQPFRGGPDAPAVPGLPSSYIGGLALGASGLALVGRSTDDGFSVHLSRPGTQPRTVYSHRQEGWISDLSRDESLFAIGHSEHGDSRHMAVRVLRLLHDGTTETVADLWDGPGRDLTPVGFAPDGHRLLVLHERYDRVEPLIWDPLSGTEQEIRLDLPGELSAGWTPDGGSLLIAQDHRARSRVHRHDLATGATTPLDIPRGLVSAAAARPDGTVEYSWSSSEHPPVVRDTTGTTVLAPPGPTAPSSVPVRDVTVPGPGGDIHALVSVPADAAAPVPTVFIVHGGPESHDVDAFAPDVAAWVDHGFAVVRVNYRGSTGYGTAWRDALESRVGLTELEDIKAVRDWSVASGLADPDRLVLEGGSWGGYLTLLGLGVYPEDWSLGIAAMPIADYVTSYADQMEALCAFDRSMFGGSPDEVPDLYRRSSPITYVENVSAPVLILAGENDPRCPIRQIDNYITRLAELGKPHEVYRFDAGHGSFVVEEQIRHMSAELDFAQRFTGTRTEGPSPRTA, encoded by the coding sequence ATGGGCGAGCGTTGGCAAGATCGGTTCCGTGCGAGCAGGGTCAGTCTCCCATCCTGGGCCAGAGAAGCCCCTGACCATTCGATGTTCCGCAGCAACGCCAGCGGCACCTGGGAGATCTACACCTGGGACCGGGCCACCGGCGAGCAGTGCCAGGTGACCAAGCGCCACCACGGCACGATGTCGGGCACGCTCGACCCCACCGGGACCTGGGTCTGGTGGTTCGACGACACCGACGGCGACGAGTTCGGCGTCTGGCGGCGGCAGCCGTTCCGAGGCGGCCCCGACGCCCCGGCCGTCCCCGGACTCCCCTCCTCCTACATCGGCGGCCTCGCGCTCGGCGCGTCCGGGCTCGCCCTCGTCGGCCGCTCCACGGACGACGGCTTCAGCGTCCACCTCAGCCGACCCGGCACGCAGCCGCGCACCGTCTACTCCCACCGCCAGGAGGGCTGGATCTCCGACCTCTCGCGCGACGAGTCCCTCTTCGCCATCGGCCACAGCGAGCACGGCGACAGCCGCCACATGGCCGTGCGGGTCCTGCGCCTCCTCCACGACGGCACCACCGAGACCGTCGCCGACCTGTGGGACGGCCCCGGCCGCGACCTCACCCCCGTGGGCTTCGCCCCCGACGGCCACCGGCTGCTGGTGCTGCACGAACGCTACGACCGTGTGGAACCGCTGATCTGGGACCCCCTCTCCGGCACCGAGCAGGAGATCCGCCTCGACCTGCCCGGCGAACTCTCCGCCGGGTGGACGCCCGACGGCGGCTCCCTGCTGATCGCCCAGGACCACCGGGCACGCAGCCGCGTCCACCGCCACGACCTCGCCACCGGCGCGACGACCCCGCTGGACATCCCCCGCGGCCTGGTCTCCGCGGCCGCGGCCCGCCCCGACGGCACGGTCGAGTACTCCTGGTCCAGCTCCGAGCACCCGCCGGTGGTCCGCGACACCACCGGCACCACCGTCCTGGCCCCGCCCGGCCCCACCGCACCGTCCTCCGTGCCCGTCCGCGACGTCACCGTCCCCGGCCCGGGCGGCGACATCCACGCGCTCGTGTCCGTCCCGGCCGACGCCGCCGCCCCCGTGCCCACCGTCTTCATCGTGCACGGCGGCCCCGAGTCCCATGACGTCGACGCCTTCGCCCCCGACGTCGCCGCCTGGGTCGACCACGGATTCGCCGTCGTCCGCGTCAACTACCGCGGCTCCACGGGCTACGGCACCGCCTGGCGCGACGCCCTGGAGAGCCGCGTCGGCCTGACCGAGCTGGAGGACATCAAGGCGGTCCGCGACTGGTCGGTGGCCTCCGGCCTGGCCGACCCCGACCGCCTGGTGCTGGAGGGCGGCTCCTGGGGCGGCTACCTCACCCTCCTCGGCCTGGGCGTGTACCCCGAGGACTGGAGCCTGGGCATCGCCGCGATGCCGATCGCCGACTACGTCACCTCGTATGCCGACCAGATGGAGGCGCTGTGCGCCTTCGACCGCTCGATGTTCGGGGGCTCGCCCGACGAGGTCCCCGACCTGTACCGCCGCTCCTCGCCCATCACCTACGTGGAGAACGTATCGGCTCCCGTGCTCATCCTCGCGGGAGAGAACGACCCTCGCTGCCCCATCCGGCAGATCGACAACTACATCACCCGCCTCGCCGAGCTCGGCAAGCCGCACGAGGTCTACCGGTTCGACGCCGGGCACGGCTCGTTCGTCGTGGAGGAGCAGATCCGCCATATGTCGGCCGAACTGGATTTCGCGCAGAGATTCACCGGAACCCGCACGGAAGGGCCGTCCCCGAGGACCGCATAG
- a CDS encoding aspartate-semialdehyde dehydrogenase, whose translation MSNRLPTLAIVGATGAVGTVMLDILSTRENVWGEIRLIASPRSAGKRLTVRGEEVEVQALAPEVFDGVDVAMFDVPDEVSKQWAPIAAERGAVAVDNSGAFRMDPDVPLVVPEVNADQTRNRPRGIISNPNCTTLSMIVAMGALHRAYGLTDLVVSSYQAASGAGQEGIDTLHDQIEKAATDRTLGSRAGDVRAAVGELGPFPAPLAMNVVPWAGSLKDDGYSSEELKVRNESRKILGLPELRVSATCVRVPVVTTHALAVHATFAQEVDAAAAREALASAPGVVVQDDPAAGEFPTPADVVGTDPTWVGRIRRSLDDPASLDLFLCGDNLRKGAALNTAQIAEVVAQEFIQG comes from the coding sequence ATGAGCAACCGTCTTCCCACCCTCGCCATCGTCGGTGCCACCGGTGCCGTGGGCACCGTCATGCTCGACATCCTCTCCACCCGGGAGAACGTGTGGGGCGAGATCCGGCTGATCGCCTCCCCGCGCTCGGCCGGCAAGCGCCTCACCGTCCGCGGTGAGGAGGTCGAGGTCCAAGCGCTGGCGCCGGAGGTCTTCGACGGTGTCGACGTCGCGATGTTCGACGTCCCCGACGAGGTGTCCAAGCAGTGGGCGCCGATCGCCGCCGAGCGCGGCGCGGTGGCCGTGGACAACTCCGGCGCGTTCCGGATGGACCCCGATGTCCCGCTCGTCGTGCCCGAGGTCAACGCCGATCAGACGCGCAACCGCCCGCGCGGCATCATCAGCAACCCGAACTGCACCACGCTGTCGATGATCGTCGCCATGGGCGCGCTGCACCGCGCCTACGGTCTGACCGACCTGGTGGTGTCCTCCTACCAGGCGGCCTCGGGCGCCGGCCAGGAGGGCATCGACACCCTGCACGACCAGATCGAGAAGGCCGCCACCGACCGCACCCTGGGCAGCCGCGCCGGTGACGTGCGCGCCGCCGTGGGCGAGCTGGGGCCGTTCCCGGCGCCGCTCGCGATGAACGTAGTGCCGTGGGCCGGGTCGCTCAAGGACGACGGCTACTCCTCGGAGGAGCTGAAGGTCCGCAACGAGTCGCGGAAGATCCTCGGCCTGCCGGAGCTGCGGGTTTCGGCCACCTGCGTCCGCGTCCCCGTGGTCACCACCCACGCGCTCGCCGTGCACGCCACCTTCGCCCAGGAGGTGGACGCCGCCGCGGCCCGCGAGGCGCTGGCCTCCGCGCCGGGCGTGGTGGTGCAGGACGACCCGGCCGCGGGCGAGTTCCCGACCCCGGCCGACGTCGTGGGCACCGACCCGACCTGGGTCGGCCGTATCCGCCGCTCGCTCGACGACCCGGCGTCGCTCGACCTGTTCCTGTGCGGCGACAACCTGCGCAAGGGCGCCGCTCTGAACACCGCCCAGATCGCGGAGGTCGTGGCCCAGGAGTTCATCCAGGGCTAG
- a CDS encoding MerR family transcriptional regulator, protein MRIGELARRTGVSERSLRYYEEQGLLAARRTAGGHREYSEEAVERVDRIQCLYAAGLSSAGIYDLLPCLYAQERGDPAPDLLDTLAQERERISGMIDRLIASRDHLDDVIASASTRPRTSAD, encoded by the coding sequence GTGCGCATCGGGGAGCTGGCGCGCCGCACCGGCGTCAGTGAGCGGTCACTGCGCTACTACGAGGAGCAGGGCCTGCTGGCGGCACGCCGCACCGCCGGCGGCCACCGCGAGTACTCCGAGGAGGCGGTGGAGCGCGTCGATCGCATCCAGTGCCTGTACGCCGCCGGGCTGTCCAGCGCCGGGATCTATGATCTGCTGCCCTGCCTGTACGCCCAGGAGCGCGGCGACCCCGCCCCCGACCTGCTGGATACCCTCGCCCAGGAGCGCGAGCGCATCTCGGGGATGATCGATCGGCTTATCGCCTCGCGCGACCACCTCGACGACGTCATCGCGTCCGCCTCGACGCGCCCGCGCACCAGCGCGGACTGA
- a CDS encoding M56 family metallopeptidase, with product MDSGRRPFILLVGSVLTLRAVLAASAYCLVHLIAVRVADAGPAVLWSDGQYLPAVLAAALLAASTVATARRAFQSRRDDRALRAAVRGRSRPADGGLAAVAARHGLADRVVVVDEPRPYAFTFGMLRPRVAVSRSLLDNLEPGEVAAVLAHEAAHVRGRDPLKTLLARLATSRGLYLPPLRDLSARFTRGRELAADRSAVAACGVRPVVGALLRSATPPAWRRDRPRRWPLKAPASRWTPGSASWSPASNPRPAAPIHSTAVGAASATVVAAIGVQAYILMMQLCGCAM from the coding sequence GTGGATAGCGGCCGCCGCCCGTTCATCTTGCTGGTCGGCTCGGTGCTGACGCTACGGGCGGTCCTCGCGGCGTCCGCCTACTGCCTCGTGCACCTGATCGCGGTCCGGGTGGCCGACGCTGGCCCGGCCGTGCTGTGGTCCGACGGCCAGTACCTACCGGCGGTCCTCGCCGCCGCTCTGCTCGCCGCGAGCACGGTCGCGACCGCCCGCCGCGCGTTCCAGTCACGCCGCGACGACCGCGCGCTGCGCGCGGCAGTACGCGGACGCTCCCGCCCGGCCGACGGCGGGCTCGCCGCCGTCGCCGCCCGGCACGGTCTGGCCGACCGGGTCGTGGTCGTCGACGAACCCCGCCCGTACGCGTTCACCTTCGGCATGCTGCGCCCGCGAGTCGCGGTGAGCCGCTCCCTCCTCGACAACCTGGAACCCGGTGAGGTGGCGGCGGTGCTCGCCCACGAGGCCGCCCACGTTCGCGGACGCGATCCGCTGAAGACCCTCCTGGCGCGGCTCGCGACGAGCCGCGGCCTCTACCTGCCACCGCTGCGCGATCTGTCGGCGCGCTTCACCCGCGGCCGCGAGCTGGCCGCCGACCGGTCCGCGGTGGCGGCCTGCGGCGTGCGCCCGGTGGTCGGTGCCCTGTTGCGCAGCGCCACGCCCCCGGCCTGGCGGCGGGACCGGCCGCGCCGATGGCCGCTCAAAGCCCCGGCGAGCCGTTGGACGCCCGGATCGGCCAGCTGGAGTCCGGCGTCGAATCCCCGCCCCGCCGCTCCGATCCACTCGACGGCGGTGGGTGCGGCGAGCGCGACGGTCGTGGCCGCGATCGGCGTCCAGGCGTACATCCTCATGATGCAGCTGTGCGGATGCGCGATGTGA
- a CDS encoding GntR family transcriptional regulator — MPGQPRYLWLADQLRTPILNGELTPGTRLPSRSRLARSYEVSEQVSRHALRLLVSEGLVEARPGSGYYVRSVPQIHRFSRTDRSSGSGVEPLYRRDIDTVTEKACDLVSRRLAIRDGDAVYRTRCLGLTDGVPVALHTAWEPMLLTHGTLRTPADAEPGTSVLDRLGAAGVIIDRVVEEVGVRPLREPEASMLQLAAGLPVLVVERTHYNGQRPVETSDLVGSVDHCRLLYRLSLARTPRKGR, encoded by the coding sequence ATGCCAGGGCAACCGCGCTATCTGTGGCTGGCGGACCAGCTACGCACGCCCATCCTCAACGGCGAGCTGACCCCCGGTACCCGGCTCCCATCGCGGTCCCGGCTGGCCCGCTCGTATGAGGTGAGCGAGCAGGTGTCCCGGCACGCCCTGCGCCTGCTCGTCAGCGAGGGGCTGGTGGAGGCCCGGCCCGGCTCCGGCTACTACGTCCGGTCCGTGCCGCAGATCCACCGCTTCTCGCGCACCGACCGCTCCTCGGGGTCGGGCGTGGAACCGCTGTACCGCCGCGATATCGACACGGTCACCGAGAAGGCGTGCGACCTGGTCTCGCGCCGACTCGCCATCCGCGACGGCGACGCGGTGTACCGCACCCGCTGCCTGGGGCTGACCGACGGCGTACCCGTCGCCCTGCACACCGCCTGGGAGCCGATGCTGCTCACCCACGGCACGCTGCGCACTCCTGCCGACGCCGAGCCGGGGACCAGCGTGCTCGACCGCCTCGGGGCGGCCGGGGTGATCATCGACCGGGTGGTGGAGGAGGTCGGCGTGCGCCCGTTACGCGAACCCGAGGCCTCCATGCTCCAGCTCGCCGCCGGCCTCCCGGTCCTGGTGGTGGAGCGCACCCACTACAACGGGCAGCGCCCGGTGGAGACCTCCGACCTGGTGGGCTCGGTCGACCACTGCCGCCTGCTGTACCGGCTCAGTCTCGCCCGTACGCCGAGGAAGGGGCGCTGA
- a CDS encoding aspartate kinase — protein sequence MALIVQKYGGSSVADADAIKRVAQRIVAQKKAGYDVVVVVSAMGDTTDELLDLAEQVSPVPPGREMDMLLTAGERMSMALVAMAIGNLGYEARSFTGSQAGVITTSLHGNAKIIDVTPGRIQEALDEGSICIVAGFQGVAQDSKDITTLGRGGSDTTAVALAAALNADACEIYSDVDGVFTADPRIVPSARRIPQVSYEEMLEMAATGTKILHLRCVEYARRYNIPLHVRSSFSQKPGTWVVSEVEETEGMEQPIISGVSHDRSEAKITVVGVPDKVGEAATIFTALADAEINIDMIVQNVSAASTARTDISFTVPMDFGQTAMTALKKVQEKVGFEGLRYDDQIGKVSLVGAGMRSYPGVTSRFFDAIARSGTNIEMISTSEIRISVIVEQDQIDTAVAAAHSEFELDADQVEAVVYGGTGR from the coding sequence GTGGCTCTAATCGTGCAGAAGTACGGCGGGTCCTCCGTCGCTGACGCAGACGCCATCAAGCGCGTAGCCCAGCGGATCGTCGCTCAGAAAAAAGCGGGATATGACGTGGTCGTCGTGGTCTCTGCCATGGGCGACACTACCGATGAGCTCCTCGACCTCGCCGAGCAGGTCTCCCCCGTTCCCCCCGGGCGCGAGATGGACATGCTGCTGACCGCCGGTGAGCGCATGTCCATGGCCCTGGTCGCGATGGCGATCGGGAACCTGGGTTATGAGGCCCGATCCTTCACCGGCTCGCAGGCCGGAGTCATCACCACGTCCCTGCACGGCAACGCCAAGATCATAGATGTCACCCCGGGCCGGATCCAGGAGGCTCTGGACGAGGGGTCGATCTGCATCGTCGCCGGGTTCCAGGGCGTCGCGCAGGACAGCAAGGACATCACCACGCTGGGCCGCGGCGGTTCCGACACCACGGCCGTTGCCCTCGCGGCGGCGCTGAACGCCGACGCGTGCGAGATCTACAGCGACGTCGACGGCGTGTTCACCGCCGACCCGCGCATCGTGCCGTCCGCTCGCCGCATCCCGCAGGTCTCCTACGAGGAGATGCTGGAGATGGCCGCCACCGGCACCAAGATCCTGCACCTGCGGTGCGTGGAGTACGCGCGGCGGTACAACATCCCGCTGCACGTGCGCTCGTCGTTCAGTCAGAAGCCCGGTACCTGGGTCGTCTCAGAAGTTGAGGAAACCGAAGGCATGGAACAACCGATCATCTCCGGCGTCTCGCACGACCGCAGCGAGGCCAAGATCACGGTCGTCGGCGTTCCCGACAAGGTCGGCGAGGCCGCGACGATCTTCACCGCCCTGGCGGACGCCGAGATCAACATCGACATGATCGTGCAGAACGTGTCGGCGGCCTCCACCGCGCGCACCGACATCTCCTTCACCGTGCCGATGGACTTCGGCCAGACCGCGATGACGGCGCTGAAGAAGGTCCAGGAGAAGGTCGGCTTCGAGGGGCTGCGCTACGACGACCAGATCGGCAAGGTGTCCCTGGTCGGCGCGGGCATGCGCTCCTACCCGGGCGTCACCTCGCGGTTCTTCGACGCGATCGCGCGCTCCGGCACCAACATCGAGATGATCTCCACCTCGGAGATCCGCATCTCGGTCATCGTGGAGCAGGACCAGATCGACACGGCGGTCGCGGCCGCCCACAGTGAGTTCGAACTCGACGCCGACCAGGTCGAGGCCGTCGTCTACGGAGGTACCGGCCGATGA
- a CDS encoding alkene reductase → MSDSRLPHMDIDTPAHGVPSPLLTSADLAGTELPNRIVMAPMTRLRADTSGVPQPIMAQYYAQRASAGLIVSEGISPSVRGQQYLTEPGLFSEEQVAGWTPVTAAVHAAGGRIFAQIMHAGRNGHPDNRIDGGQPEAPSAVPLTRPLHTLDGKIDPVMPRAMTTADIRAAIDDHAAAARAALRAGFDGVEIHSANSYLPHQFLADNTNLRDDAYGGSPTAHARFVVELTEAVADAVGADRVGLRIAPGNPENEITEADPAPVYRALLSAVDPLGLAYLHVTDNPDYPALDDLRPRWRGTLIGNTGEHEATTRESAERLIRDRRADLVSVGRPFISNPDLPERVAAGIAWAPIREKNFHYTSGPRGYIDYPAAREVVAG, encoded by the coding sequence ATGTCAGATTCTAGGCTGCCGCACATGGACATCGACACCCCCGCCCACGGCGTCCCCAGCCCCCTACTGACCAGCGCGGACCTCGCCGGAACCGAGCTCCCCAACCGCATCGTCATGGCCCCCATGACCCGGCTGCGGGCCGACACCAGCGGCGTGCCGCAGCCCATCATGGCGCAGTACTACGCGCAGCGCGCCAGTGCCGGGCTGATCGTCTCCGAGGGCATCTCGCCGAGCGTCCGCGGCCAGCAGTACCTCACCGAGCCCGGCCTGTTCAGCGAGGAACAGGTCGCCGGGTGGACACCGGTCACCGCGGCCGTGCACGCGGCGGGCGGCCGGATCTTCGCGCAGATCATGCACGCCGGGCGCAACGGGCACCCGGACAACCGGATCGACGGCGGTCAGCCCGAGGCCCCCTCGGCGGTGCCGCTCACCCGCCCGCTGCACACCCTCGACGGCAAGATCGACCCCGTCATGCCGCGGGCCATGACCACCGCCGACATCCGCGCCGCGATCGACGACCACGCCGCGGCGGCGCGCGCCGCCCTCCGCGCCGGGTTCGACGGCGTGGAGATCCACAGCGCCAACAGCTACCTGCCGCACCAGTTCCTCGCCGACAACACCAACCTGCGTGACGACGCCTACGGCGGAAGCCCGACCGCACACGCCCGGTTCGTCGTCGAGCTCACCGAGGCCGTGGCCGACGCCGTCGGCGCGGACCGCGTCGGCCTGCGCATCGCACCGGGCAACCCGGAGAACGAGATCACCGAGGCCGACCCGGCGCCCGTCTACCGCGCCCTGCTGTCGGCCGTCGACCCGTTGGGCCTGGCCTACCTGCACGTGACCGACAACCCCGACTACCCCGCCCTGGACGACCTGCGGCCGCGGTGGAGGGGAACGCTCATCGGCAACACGGGTGAACACGAGGCGACGACCCGGGAATCGGCGGAGCGGCTGATCCGGGACCGGCGGGCCGACCTCGTGTCGGTCGGCCGACCGTTCATCTCCAACCCCGACCTTCCGGAGCGCGTCGCGGCCGGGATCGCGTGGGCGCCGATCCGGGAGAAGAACTTCCACTACACCTCGGGGCCGCGCGGCTACATCGACTACCCCGCCGCGCGAGAGGTCGTGGCCGGGTAG
- a CDS encoding class I SAM-dependent methyltransferase, whose translation MGKREHRAEDVALNRIRRHWDRQARGYDRAMSTFERVIFVGGREWVCSRVRGRTLEVAVGTGRNLPLYPPGTELSGIDLSAEMLAIARRRARDLGIDADLREGDAQRLPYADASFDTVVCTLSLCSVPDMEAVIAEMHRVVRPGGSLLLLDHVRPTLAPLRWFLISVQGLMNLLNPGTGEQMTRRPLPAVRAQGFEIEESERTKGGMVERLAARRPT comes from the coding sequence ATGGGCAAGCGCGAACACCGGGCGGAGGACGTCGCACTGAACCGGATCCGCCGCCACTGGGACCGGCAGGCCCGCGGATACGACCGGGCGATGAGCACCTTCGAACGCGTGATCTTCGTCGGCGGCCGGGAGTGGGTGTGCTCCCGCGTCCGCGGGCGCACCCTCGAAGTCGCGGTCGGGACCGGGCGCAACCTTCCCCTCTACCCGCCCGGCACCGAGCTGTCCGGCATCGACCTCAGCGCCGAGATGCTCGCCATCGCGCGTCGTCGCGCCCGCGACCTGGGCATCGACGCCGACCTTCGCGAGGGTGACGCGCAGCGGCTGCCCTACGCCGACGCTTCCTTCGACACCGTGGTGTGCACGCTGTCGCTGTGCTCAGTACCGGATATGGAGGCCGTCATCGCGGAGATGCACCGCGTCGTGCGCCCCGGCGGTTCCCTCCTCCTACTCGACCACGTACGCCCGACATTGGCGCCGTTGCGCTGGTTCCTGATCAGCGTGCAGGGGCTCATGAACCTGCTCAATCCGGGCACCGGTGAGCAGATGACCCGTCGGCCGCTGCCCGCCGTGCGCGCCCAGGGGTTCGAGATCGAAGAGAGCGAGCGCACCAAGGGCGGGATGGTCGAACGCCTCGCCGCCCGTCGGCCCACCTGA
- the recR gene encoding recombination mediator RecR: MYEGAVQNLIDELGRLPGVGPKSAQRIAFHLLAAETADVKRLANALVEVKDRVRFCEVCGNVSEETECRICRDPRRDSAVICVVEESKDVVAIERTREFRGRYHVLGGAISPIEGVGPDDLRIKELMTRLSDGQVTELILATDPNLEGEATATYLARLVKPMGLKVTRLASGLPVGGDLEYADEVTLGRAFEGRRNLEF; this comes from the coding sequence ATGTACGAAGGCGCTGTTCAGAATCTGATCGACGAGCTCGGGCGGCTGCCCGGCGTCGGTCCGAAAAGCGCGCAGCGCATCGCCTTCCATCTGCTCGCCGCCGAGACCGCCGACGTCAAGCGCCTCGCCAACGCGCTCGTCGAGGTCAAGGACCGGGTGCGGTTCTGCGAGGTGTGCGGCAACGTCTCCGAGGAGACCGAGTGCCGCATCTGCCGCGACCCGCGGCGCGACTCCGCCGTCATCTGCGTGGTGGAGGAGTCCAAGGACGTCGTGGCGATCGAGCGGACGCGCGAGTTCCGCGGTCGCTACCACGTGCTCGGCGGCGCCATCAGCCCGATCGAGGGCGTCGGCCCGGACGACCTGCGCATCAAGGAGTTGATGACGCGGCTGTCCGACGGCCAGGTCACCGAGCTGATCCTGGCGACCGACCCCAACCTGGAGGGCGAGGCCACCGCCACCTACCTCGCGCGCCTCGTCAAACCCATGGGGCTGAAAGTCACCCGCCTGGCCAGCGGCCTGCCCGTCGGCGGCGACCTGGAGTACGCCGATGAGGTCACGCTGGGTCGGGCGTTCGAGGGGCGCCGGAACCTGGAGTTCTGA